A window from Urocitellus parryii isolate mUroPar1 chromosome 1, mUroPar1.hap1, whole genome shotgun sequence encodes these proteins:
- the LOC113175638 gene encoding uncharacterized protein LOC113175638 isoform X1 — protein sequence MSETPGMVSFEDVSVDFTWEEWQDLDDAQRTLYRDVMLETYSSLVFLGLFITRPEVIFKLEQGTEPWLVKEALDRCLPDVQIADDVVENSQENHGRHLWQVVVNSSISAMERLELGKAFHLSSKCISNLIVNNGNSSVMRPQELDVYQLMPFPGGPVVRCAAEKPGAHEVPWKALTHSELLSQSHKAQAGQQHLEGGGQGSALSTERGSMAGTCMHSECGNSCVSPQAGRKPFTCGLCGKTYSRASALADHQKKHTGEKPYKCSRCDKSFFVRSVLRDHQRTHTGERPYTCSSCDKSFCHRSALITHQRIHTGERPYECCECGKAFRRKSALIIHRRIHTGEKPYECEVCKKAFCQKSVLSLHQRTHTEEKPHECDQCGKAFCRKSALTIHQRIHTGEKPYECAQCKKTFCQKAGLTLHQRTHTEGKPHECDQCGKTFFLKSGLVMHHRTHTGEKPFKCSECGKAFSQKTHLRRHQSMHTGEKPHTCAQCGKAYFHKLDLTKHLRIHTGEKPHVCAQCGKAFRMKSYLHVHQRTHTGERPYKCSRCGKAFRRKSHLSSHQKTHLGAAQHGGDWLCMLQRAPSVL from the exons ATGAGTGAGACTCCA GGGATGGTGTCCTTTGAGGATGTGTCTGTGGACTTCACCTGGGAGGAGTGGCAGGACCTGGACGATGCTCAGAGGACCCTCTACAGGGACGTGATGCTGGAGACCTACAGCAGCCTGGTGTTCTTGG GGCTTTTCATTACCAGACCTGAAGTTATTTTCAAGTTGGAGCAAGGAACAGAGCCATGGCTGGTTAAAGAAGCCCTGGACCGGTGCCTTCCAG atgtGCAGATAGCTGATGATGTGGTTGAGAACAGCCAAGAAAATCACGGTAGACACTTGTGGCAAGTTGTTGTCAACAGCAGCATATCAGCTATGGAGAGACTTGAATTAGGAAAGGCATTTCATTTGAgttcaaaatgtatttcaaatctGATAGTAAATAATGGGAATTCTTCAGTAATGAGACCTCAGGAGTTGGATGTGTACCAACTCATGCCTTTCCCTGGAGGGCCTGTTGTGAGATGTGCAGCAGAGAAGCCTGGTGCCCACGAGGTGCCCTGGAAGGCCCTCACACACAGTGAACTCCTCAGTCAGAGCCACAAGGCCCAGGCTGGGCAGCAGCATCTGGAAGGTGGGGGACAAGGGAGTGCCCTCAGCACAGAGAGGGGCAGCATGGCAGGGACCTGTATGCACAGTGAGTGTGGGAACAGCTGTGTGTCTCCCCAGGCAGGGAGGAAACCCTTCACATGTGGTCTGTGTGGCAAGACTTACTCCAGAGCATCTGCCCTTGCTGACCATCAGAAAAagcacacaggagagaagccctacaagtgcAGCAGATGTGACAAGTCCTTCTTTGTTAGATCTGTTCTTAGAGACCACCAGAGAACACACACTGGGGAGAGGCCCTACACATGCAGCAGCTGTGACAAGTCCTTCTGCCATCGTTCGGCCCTCATTACGCACCAGAGGATCCACACTGGGGAGAGGCCCTATGAATGCTGTGAATGTGGGAAGGCCTTCCGAAGGAAGTCGGCGCTCATCATCCATCGCAGgattcacacaggagagaagccctatgagtgtgaGGTGTGCAAGAAAGCCTTCTGTCAGAAGTCAGTCCTCAGCTTACATCAAAGGACTCACACAGAAGAAAAGCCCCACGAGTGTGaccagtgtggaaaagccttctgCCGGAAGTCGGCCCTTACCATCCATCAGAGGATTCACACGGGAGAGAAGCCCTACGAGTGTGCACAGTGCAAGAAGACCTTCTGTCAGAAGGCAGGCCTCACTCTGCACCAGAGGACTCACACAGAAGGAAAGCCCCATGAGTGTGACCAGTGTGGAAAGACGTTTTTCCTGAAGTCGGGTCTCGTCATGCATCACAGGACTCACACGGGGGAGAAACCCTTCAAATGCAGTGAGTGTGGAAAGGCCTTTTCCCAGAAGACCCACCTCCGGAGGCACCAGAGCATGCATACCGGGGAGAAGCCCCACACATGTGCCCAGTGTGGGAAAGCCTACTTTCATAAGTTGGATCTCACCAAACACCTGCGGATTCACACTGGCGAGAAGCCCCACGTGTGTGCTCAGTGTGGGAAAGCTTTTCGCATGAAGTCCTACCTCCACGTGCATCAGAGAACACACACTGGGGAGAGGCCGTACAAGTGCAGCAGGTGTGGGAAAGCCTTTCGCCGCAAGTCACATCTCAGCAGTCATCAGAAGACTCACCTGGGAGCTGCTCAGCATGGTGGAGACTGGCTGTGTATGCTACAGAGAGCCCCGTCTGTTCTCTAG
- the LOC113175638 gene encoding uncharacterized protein LOC113175638 isoform X2 yields MVSFEDVSVDFTWEEWQDLDDAQRTLYRDVMLETYSSLVFLGLFITRPEVIFKLEQGTEPWLVKEALDRCLPDVQIADDVVENSQENHGRHLWQVVVNSSISAMERLELGKAFHLSSKCISNLIVNNGNSSVMRPQELDVYQLMPFPGGPVVRCAAEKPGAHEVPWKALTHSELLSQSHKAQAGQQHLEGGGQGSALSTERGSMAGTCMHSECGNSCVSPQAGRKPFTCGLCGKTYSRASALADHQKKHTGEKPYKCSRCDKSFFVRSVLRDHQRTHTGERPYTCSSCDKSFCHRSALITHQRIHTGERPYECCECGKAFRRKSALIIHRRIHTGEKPYECEVCKKAFCQKSVLSLHQRTHTEEKPHECDQCGKAFCRKSALTIHQRIHTGEKPYECAQCKKTFCQKAGLTLHQRTHTEGKPHECDQCGKTFFLKSGLVMHHRTHTGEKPFKCSECGKAFSQKTHLRRHQSMHTGEKPHTCAQCGKAYFHKLDLTKHLRIHTGEKPHVCAQCGKAFRMKSYLHVHQRTHTGERPYKCSRCGKAFRRKSHLSSHQKTHLGAAQHGGDWLCMLQRAPSVL; encoded by the exons ATGGTGTCCTTTGAGGATGTGTCTGTGGACTTCACCTGGGAGGAGTGGCAGGACCTGGACGATGCTCAGAGGACCCTCTACAGGGACGTGATGCTGGAGACCTACAGCAGCCTGGTGTTCTTGG GGCTTTTCATTACCAGACCTGAAGTTATTTTCAAGTTGGAGCAAGGAACAGAGCCATGGCTGGTTAAAGAAGCCCTGGACCGGTGCCTTCCAG atgtGCAGATAGCTGATGATGTGGTTGAGAACAGCCAAGAAAATCACGGTAGACACTTGTGGCAAGTTGTTGTCAACAGCAGCATATCAGCTATGGAGAGACTTGAATTAGGAAAGGCATTTCATTTGAgttcaaaatgtatttcaaatctGATAGTAAATAATGGGAATTCTTCAGTAATGAGACCTCAGGAGTTGGATGTGTACCAACTCATGCCTTTCCCTGGAGGGCCTGTTGTGAGATGTGCAGCAGAGAAGCCTGGTGCCCACGAGGTGCCCTGGAAGGCCCTCACACACAGTGAACTCCTCAGTCAGAGCCACAAGGCCCAGGCTGGGCAGCAGCATCTGGAAGGTGGGGGACAAGGGAGTGCCCTCAGCACAGAGAGGGGCAGCATGGCAGGGACCTGTATGCACAGTGAGTGTGGGAACAGCTGTGTGTCTCCCCAGGCAGGGAGGAAACCCTTCACATGTGGTCTGTGTGGCAAGACTTACTCCAGAGCATCTGCCCTTGCTGACCATCAGAAAAagcacacaggagagaagccctacaagtgcAGCAGATGTGACAAGTCCTTCTTTGTTAGATCTGTTCTTAGAGACCACCAGAGAACACACACTGGGGAGAGGCCCTACACATGCAGCAGCTGTGACAAGTCCTTCTGCCATCGTTCGGCCCTCATTACGCACCAGAGGATCCACACTGGGGAGAGGCCCTATGAATGCTGTGAATGTGGGAAGGCCTTCCGAAGGAAGTCGGCGCTCATCATCCATCGCAGgattcacacaggagagaagccctatgagtgtgaGGTGTGCAAGAAAGCCTTCTGTCAGAAGTCAGTCCTCAGCTTACATCAAAGGACTCACACAGAAGAAAAGCCCCACGAGTGTGaccagtgtggaaaagccttctgCCGGAAGTCGGCCCTTACCATCCATCAGAGGATTCACACGGGAGAGAAGCCCTACGAGTGTGCACAGTGCAAGAAGACCTTCTGTCAGAAGGCAGGCCTCACTCTGCACCAGAGGACTCACACAGAAGGAAAGCCCCATGAGTGTGACCAGTGTGGAAAGACGTTTTTCCTGAAGTCGGGTCTCGTCATGCATCACAGGACTCACACGGGGGAGAAACCCTTCAAATGCAGTGAGTGTGGAAAGGCCTTTTCCCAGAAGACCCACCTCCGGAGGCACCAGAGCATGCATACCGGGGAGAAGCCCCACACATGTGCCCAGTGTGGGAAAGCCTACTTTCATAAGTTGGATCTCACCAAACACCTGCGGATTCACACTGGCGAGAAGCCCCACGTGTGTGCTCAGTGTGGGAAAGCTTTTCGCATGAAGTCCTACCTCCACGTGCATCAGAGAACACACACTGGGGAGAGGCCGTACAAGTGCAGCAGGTGTGGGAAAGCCTTTCGCCGCAAGTCACATCTCAGCAGTCATCAGAAGACTCACCTGGGAGCTGCTCAGCATGGTGGAGACTGGCTGTGTATGCTACAGAGAGCCCCGTCTGTTCTCTAG